In Chryseobacterium scophthalmum, the genomic stretch GGGTTGGTTCTCCTACATTCCAGGCAATCGTAAGTTCTTCATCCCAATCACTTGGCATAAAAGAAAAGGGAGCTTCTATATTGTTTAAAATTTTTATTTTTTGAACCATAATAATTTACTGCAGTAAAAATCGAATCCTTACTCCGAGTCTTTTTCTTGAACTAATAATTTAAAAACAGACTTTGTAAACCGTACATATTCTTCCAATTTTAGATCATAACCAATCCATTGTTGTATATTTCCGTACGGACAAAGTGGTGCATCATCATGATTTGCTCCGCTTCTGAGTATGTAGCGGGAGGGTTCTTCTAAATATTTGGCCATGTCTACTTTTCTCATGATTTAGGATGTTTTGTAGAATAATATATTGAAAAGAATTAGAAAAAGTTATTTTAAATTAACTACTTATAAATTTCTCTTCAAATGCTCCAAAGCTTGAATAATCACTTCATCTTTTTTAGCAAAACTGAATCTGATGTAATCTGAATCTGTTTTAGAATTATAAAATGCAGAAAGCGGCAAACAAGAAACTTTTTTTTCTACAGTCAGCCATTTCGAAAACTCTACATCGGTCATGGTTTTAGTAACGTTTCTGAAGTTTACAATCTGAAAAAAACCACCTTGAGATATTTCTTCAACGACCAAAGGTGTCGGTTGTATCAATTCATTAAAAATATCGCGTTTGCTCTGCATGATTTTTTGATTTTCCGAAGGATCAAAAACATCAAGATATTTTGCAATGGCATATTGACAAGGCGAATTGGAGCTATACGAAATGTATTGCTGATGATTTCTGAAATTTTCAAGCAAACTTTCTGAAGCTAAAATATAACTTACTTTCCAGCCTGTTGCGTGGAACATTTTACCAAAAGAAAAAATGCAGAATGTTTTTTTTCTTAATTCAGGATGCAAAAATGAACTATAATGTTCAGCATTATCATAATGGTAAATATCATAAACTTCTTCAGAAATAAGATAAATTTCCTGATGTTTTATAAGTTCGTATAGTTGATCCCAATCTTCTTTACTCCACGTTTTTCCGGTCGGATTTTGGGGTGAATTGACAATGATGGCTTTTGTTTTTACAGAAATGCATTGCTTTAACTTTTCCCAGTCAATTTTAAAATCATTTTCCAAATCGTAGTAAACAGGAACACCACCATTCATAACAATTGACGGAGCATATGTATAATAAGAAGGCTGAATAACAATCACTTCATCACCATTATTTAAAATTGACTTTAAGGAAGTGTACAGTCCAAATGTAGAACATGGTACAATATTAACTTCTTCGTATTTTAATTGTACGCTGTTTTTTCTGTTAAAATTAAAACGAATAATATTCTCGATCAACAAAGAATTTCCTGAAAGAGATTCGTAGCTGTGACTGATCATATCGGCAGATTCTTTAAGAAAATACCGAAGGCGAGGATCAATTTCAAAATCGGGAAGGCCTAATGACAAATCATAACTTTTATGCCTGGAAGAAAGCTCCGACATGTCTGTAAAAAATTTATAATCATTAAATCCGTAATTTTTTTCCATAGTGTTTATCAAATATATAAAAAAAATGTTTGCAGTAAGCAGATGAATTATTTTTGTTATTTTTAAACAAATATTTTTTACCATGAAGAAATTACTTCTCCCTATATTTTCAGCAATACTTCATACAAGCTGTGGAAGTTCAGCAATTTCAACACAAAATCAGAATTCAGATCAACATTTAAATTCAAATAATTTAAAAAGTGAAAAAGCTTTTAATAAAGCATATCAAAGAATTAAACTCAAAGATTTAAAGAAAAATCTATACGTCATTGCATCTGATGAAATGGAGGGAAGAGACA encodes the following:
- a CDS encoding aminotransferase class I/II-fold pyridoxal phosphate-dependent enzyme gives rise to the protein MEKNYGFNDYKFFTDMSELSSRHKSYDLSLGLPDFEIDPRLRYFLKESADMISHSYESLSGNSLLIENIIRFNFNRKNSVQLKYEEVNIVPCSTFGLYTSLKSILNNGDEVIVIQPSYYTYAPSIVMNGGVPVYYDLENDFKIDWEKLKQCISVKTKAIIVNSPQNPTGKTWSKEDWDQLYELIKHQEIYLISEEVYDIYHYDNAEHYSSFLHPELRKKTFCIFSFGKMFHATGWKVSYILASESLLENFRNHQQYISYSSNSPCQYAIAKYLDVFDPSENQKIMQSKRDIFNELIQPTPLVVEEISQGGFFQIVNFRNVTKTMTDVEFSKWLTVEKKVSCLPLSAFYNSKTDSDYIRFSFAKKDEVIIQALEHLKRNL